One window of the Camelina sativa cultivar DH55 chromosome 1, Cs, whole genome shotgun sequence genome contains the following:
- the LOC109127710 gene encoding uncharacterized protein LOC109127710 — MSQPPGFVDPNHPHHFCRLRKPIYGLKQAPRAWYMSLKQHLLDTSFTNSLADTSLFIRASGSTLTYVLVYVDDIIVTGNHSAIVEKVLQSFAQRFSIKDPTDIHYFLGIEVSRSSDGLHLMQRKYIMDLLVTNNMSEAKPVATPLPTSPKLTIHGGTPLEDASQYRSVVGSLQYLSFTRPDISYAVNRLSQLMHCPTQDHWIAAKRVLRYLAGTPTHSIYMNASSPVTLHAFSDAYWAGDTDDYVSTNGYVVYNGQHPVSWSSKKHRVVARSSTEVEYRAVANTAAEVRWLCSLFSDLHIVLPTTPVIYCDNIGATYLCTNPVFHSRMKHIALDYHFVRNQIQSKML, encoded by the coding sequence ATGTCCCAACCGCCTGGCTTTGTTGACCCCAACCATCCGCATCATTTCTGTCGGTTACGGAAACCCATCTATGGTCTCAAGCAAGCCCCGCGTGCATGGTATATGTCTTTAAAACAACATCTCCTTGATACTAGTTTCACTAATTCACTTGCGGACACTTCATTGTTCATTCGCGCTTCGGGTTCCACTCTCACCTATGTACTTGTTTATGTCGACGATATCATCGTCACTGGCAATCATTCCGCTATTGTTGAGAAAGTTCTTCAATCCTTTGCTCAACGTTTCTCCATCAAGGATCCTACCGACATTCATTACTTTCTCGGCATCGAGGTCTCACGATCCTCCGATGGACTCCATCTCATGCAACGTAAGTATATTATGGACCTTCTTGTCACAAACAACATGTCTGAAGCAAAACCCGTTGCAACACCACTTCCTACTTCTCCAAAGTTAACCATTCATGGTGGTACCCCTCTTGAGGATGCCTCTCAGTACAGGTCTGTTGTTGGAAGTTTACAATATCTCTCCTTCACGCGACCTGATATTTCCTATGCGGTAAACCGCCTGTCTCAGCTCATGCACTGTCCGACACAAGACCACTGGATTGCAGCAAAACGAGTCCTGCGCTATCTCGCTGGCACTCCCACACATAGTATATACATGAATGCTTCCTCTCCCGTTACTCTTCATGCCTTCTCTGATGCATATTGGGCTGGTGACACGGATGACTATGTTTCTACGAATGGTTATGTTGTCTACAATGGTCAGCATCCGGTCTCATGGTCTTCAAAGAAACACAGGGTTGTTGCACGTTCCTCCACAGAAGTTGAATATCGCGCTGTTGCCAACACGGCGGCTGAGGTACGGTGGTTATGTTCTCTTTTCTCTGATCTCCACATTGTCTTACCCACCACACCGGTCATATATTGTGACAACATTGGAGCGACCTACCTTTGCACAAATCCTGTTTTCCACTCAAGGATGAAACACATTGCTCTCGATTATCACTTTGTTCGGAATCAGATACAGTCCAAAATGTTATGA
- the LOC109124640 gene encoding protein unc-50 homolog, whose product MLPTTSRSRSSSSSSRANPLFLQYFRRIVKWQQMDVEYTFWQMLNLCTSPKVVYQHTKYHKQTKNQWARDDPAFIVICSLLLAVATVAYCATYDHSGSHAVVVVVSVLLSHFLITGAVIATCCWFLTNSYLREEAPNSHVVEQRVEWLYTFDVHCNSFFPMFVLLYVIHYFLSPLLITHGFIPLLLSNLLFMVGASYYHYLNFLGYDVLPFLERTTFFLYPIGVVIVLSPILILSGFNPSRYFMNMYFSQRL is encoded by the exons ATGTTGCCTACCACTTCGAGATCtcgttcttcatcttcttcatcccgaGCTAATCCACTGTTCCTTCAGTATTTTCGCCGTATCGTCAAG TGGCAGCAAATGGATGTTGAATATACTTTCTGGCAAATGCTTAACCTTTGTACATCTCCCAAAGTTGT CTATCAACACACTAAGTATCACAAAC aaACTAAGAACCAATGGGCACGTGATGACCCTGCGTTTATTGTGATCTGTAGCCTACTTCTTGCTGTTGCAACTGTAGCCTATTGTGCCAC ATATGACCATAGTGGCTCTCATGCTGTCGTCGTAGTCGTTTCAGTTTTGCTCTCACATTTCTTAATCACCGGAGCAGTTATAGCTACATGCTGTTG GTTTTTGACAAACTCTTACCTTCGCGAGGAGGCTCCAAATAGTCATGTGGTGGAACAACGCGTTGAATG GCTGTATACATTTGATGTTCACTGCAACTCGTTCTTTCCAATGTTTGTGCTGCTCTACG TCATACATTATTTCTTATCACCACTCCTGATAACGCACGGATTCATCCCTTTACTGTTATCAAATCTGCTTTTCATGGTCGGGGCTTCGTACTACCATTATCTTAACTTCCTAGGATATGACG TACTTCCATTTTTGGAGCGAACAACATTCTTCCTCTACCCAATCGGGGTGGTGATTGTCCTGTCCCCTATTT TGATCTTAAGCGGATTCAACCCGTCAAGATACTTTATGAACATGTACTTCAGCCAaaggttataa
- the LOC109127714 gene encoding uncharacterized protein LOC109127714, with translation MGPYRVLERIGPVAYRLELPPAMDAFHKFFPVSLLRKCITHRENIISESPPDLQENMTIVGRPVRIVDQKIWTNQKKMVKLIQVVWDCDGGEETTWEPDEVMKANFKKWFVN, from the coding sequence ATGGGACCGTACAGGGTTTTGGAGAGGATCGGACCTGTTGCGTACAGGCTGGAATTGCCACCAGCAATGGATGCTTTTCACAAATTTTTCCCTGTGTCCTTGCTACGGAAATGCATAACACATCGGGAGAATATTATCTCTGAATCGCCGCCAGACTTGCAGGAAAATATGACTATTGTAGGCAGACCAGTTCGGATAGTGGATCAGAAAATATGGACCAACCAAAAGAAGATGGTTAAGCTGATTCAAGTAGTTTGGGATTGTGATGGCGGAGAGGAAACGACTTGGGAACCGGACGAGGTGATGAAGGCTAACTTCAAGAAATGGTTTGTAAACTAG